In one window of Agromyces badenianii DNA:
- a CDS encoding AAA family ATPase, with amino-acid sequence MTMTPEEATRFAATLDRLVGAVEEVLLGKNRVIRLAFTAFLSEGHLLLDDVPGTGKTSLARAMAQSIEGTSNRVQFTPDLLPGDITGVTVYDQRSGVFEFHPGPVFASIVLADEINRASPKTQSALLEVMEEGQVTVDGQSHLVGHPFMVIATQNPVEQAGTYRLPEAQLDRFLMRTSIGYPDHASTIRILEGADQRAHEHRVEPQLAAAEAVEMAAIARTVYVDPTIHDYVSRLVDSTRTAREVRLGVSVRGALALIRAAKTHAAGRGRHYVVPDDVKALAEPVLAHRLILDPEAEFDGVTASNMIAQVLIETPPPSTRQAV; translated from the coding sequence ATGACCATGACCCCCGAGGAGGCGACGCGGTTCGCCGCGACGCTCGACCGGCTCGTCGGCGCGGTCGAGGAAGTGCTGCTCGGCAAGAACCGGGTCATCCGGCTCGCATTCACGGCATTCCTCAGTGAAGGACACCTGCTGCTCGACGATGTGCCGGGCACCGGCAAGACCTCGCTCGCCCGGGCCATGGCGCAATCGATCGAGGGCACGAGCAACCGGGTGCAGTTCACGCCCGACCTCCTGCCCGGCGACATCACCGGGGTCACGGTGTACGACCAGCGGTCCGGCGTCTTCGAGTTCCACCCGGGGCCGGTGTTCGCGAGCATCGTGCTCGCCGACGAGATCAACCGGGCGAGCCCGAAGACCCAGTCGGCGCTGCTCGAGGTCATGGAGGAGGGCCAGGTCACCGTCGACGGGCAGAGCCATCTGGTGGGGCATCCGTTCATGGTCATCGCAACGCAGAACCCCGTCGAGCAGGCCGGCACGTATCGGCTCCCCGAGGCCCAACTCGACCGGTTCCTGATGCGGACCTCGATCGGATATCCCGACCACGCCTCCACGATCCGGATCCTCGAGGGCGCCGATCAGCGCGCGCACGAGCACCGCGTCGAACCCCAGCTCGCCGCCGCCGAGGCAGTCGAGATGGCGGCGATCGCCCGCACCGTCTACGTCGACCCGACGATCCACGACTACGTCTCGCGGTTGGTCGACTCCACGCGCACCGCTCGCGAGGTGAGGCTCGGCGTCAGCGTGCGCGGGGCGCTCGCGCTCATCCGGGCCGCCAAGACCCACGCCGCCGGTCGAGGGCGCCACTACGTGGTACCCGACGACGTGAAGGCGCTCGCCGAACCCGTGCTCGCACATCGGTTGATCCTCGACCCCGAGGCAGAGTTCGACGGCGTCACGGCGTCGAACATGATCGCCCAGGTGCTCATCGAGACACCGCCGCCCTCGACCAGGCAGGCGGTGTGA
- a CDS encoding transglutaminaseTgpA domain-containing protein, with the protein MSARTPAGATRFGPTLVTIVLVVAMLAAAMVPWWPIYESPEFVIAAAVGIVAGTIIGVVGARYRLQSWITVLSMFGAFLVLGVPAAVPGRAIAGVLPTPAGIVELLAGAALSWKQLVTISVPVGSYQALLVPPFLLALVAAVIAISIALRSRRPAAAALPPAVLLIVGIALGVVHSALAVEAGIAFLIAAVAWLVRVAIAARRAITSGRRVEAALTDARRVLGASALVAIAVIGATAASLALPVPPRNVVRAELQPPFEPRDHDSPLAGFRAAFRDDVAERTMLDVRGLPDGAGLRVATLDTYDGIVYSVGGADGASASGRFTRVPYRLDQSGISEQNVPVEIEVEVQGYSQVWVPGIGRLERMTFGGTRAETLTESFFYNDVTSTGAVQSALRAGDRYTATSVVPVEPADLVTLSPGTSVLPTAPDLPENLARLLDEWAPASDDPGERLRAVVEGFHANGYVSHGLDEEEPSRSGHSLDRLEELAVEKPMIGDGEQYAVAAALMARSIGFPARVVVGYLPSDGVGSEEPDGSEATDGSEEPDGADASTPPVPNGVTRLQSNDQQAWIEVQRADGAWIAVDPNPVPREIPEREPDQPTIVSRPQSVLPPPAERTPVDDLGSDSETPPDDPDDDAQAWLQVLLGVFGVAGLVLAGLAVIASPFLAIIVAKLRRRRLRRRAPTAVERIEGGWQEFADAAADYGYAISPTATRSEQAATVGGLAPLVLASVVDRAVFAPDGPSDGDDLRVWDSVDELQQRLGAPRPLRERLRASVSLTSLGGYAVSRRGARS; encoded by the coding sequence ATGAGCGCCCGCACTCCCGCCGGCGCGACCCGATTCGGTCCCACGCTCGTGACGATCGTGCTCGTGGTCGCGATGCTCGCCGCGGCGATGGTGCCGTGGTGGCCGATCTACGAGAGCCCCGAGTTCGTCATCGCCGCCGCGGTCGGGATCGTCGCCGGAACGATCATCGGCGTCGTGGGCGCCCGCTACCGGCTCCAGTCCTGGATCACCGTGCTCTCCATGTTCGGTGCGTTCCTCGTGCTCGGCGTGCCGGCCGCGGTGCCGGGCCGCGCGATCGCCGGGGTCCTGCCGACACCCGCCGGCATCGTCGAGCTCCTCGCCGGTGCCGCGCTCTCGTGGAAGCAGCTCGTCACGATCTCGGTTCCCGTCGGCTCCTACCAGGCCCTGCTGGTGCCGCCGTTCCTCCTGGCGCTCGTGGCAGCGGTGATCGCGATCTCGATCGCGCTGCGGAGCCGGCGGCCCGCGGCGGCAGCACTGCCGCCCGCAGTGCTCCTCATCGTCGGCATCGCGCTCGGTGTGGTCCATTCGGCGCTGGCCGTCGAAGCCGGCATCGCGTTCCTCATCGCGGCGGTGGCCTGGCTCGTCCGCGTCGCGATCGCAGCTCGGCGGGCGATCACGAGCGGTCGCCGCGTCGAGGCCGCACTCACCGATGCGCGCCGAGTGCTCGGAGCTTCGGCGCTCGTGGCCATCGCGGTCATCGGGGCCACCGCGGCATCCCTCGCCCTGCCGGTGCCGCCGCGCAACGTCGTGCGGGCCGAGCTGCAACCGCCGTTCGAACCTCGCGACCACGACAGTCCGCTCGCGGGGTTCCGTGCCGCGTTCAGGGACGACGTCGCCGAGCGGACGATGCTCGACGTGCGCGGCCTCCCCGACGGAGCCGGCCTTCGCGTCGCGACCCTCGACACCTACGACGGCATCGTCTACTCGGTGGGCGGAGCCGACGGAGCCTCCGCCTCGGGTCGATTCACGCGGGTGCCGTACCGACTCGACCAGTCCGGCATCAGCGAACAGAACGTGCCCGTCGAGATCGAGGTCGAGGTGCAGGGGTATTCGCAGGTGTGGGTGCCGGGCATCGGCCGGCTCGAGCGGATGACCTTCGGCGGCACCCGGGCGGAGACGCTCACCGAGTCGTTCTTCTACAACGACGTGACGAGCACCGGTGCGGTGCAGAGCGCACTCCGCGCCGGCGATCGGTACACGGCGACGTCGGTGGTGCCGGTCGAACCCGCCGACCTCGTGACACTGAGCCCGGGCACGAGCGTGCTGCCCACCGCGCCCGATCTGCCCGAGAACCTGGCGCGGCTGCTCGACGAATGGGCGCCGGCGTCAGATGATCCCGGCGAGCGGCTGCGCGCGGTCGTCGAGGGCTTCCATGCGAACGGCTATGTCAGTCACGGCCTCGATGAGGAGGAGCCGAGCCGCTCGGGCCACTCGCTCGATCGCCTCGAGGAGCTCGCGGTCGAGAAACCGATGATCGGCGACGGCGAGCAGTACGCCGTGGCGGCCGCGCTCATGGCCCGGAGCATCGGCTTTCCGGCGAGGGTCGTCGTCGGCTACCTGCCGAGCGACGGCGTCGGTTCGGAGGAGCCGGACGGTTCGGAGGCGACGGACGGTTCGGAGGAGCCGGACGGGGCGGATGCCTCGACCCCACCCGTTCCGAACGGCGTCACGAGGTTGCAGAGCAACGACCAGCAGGCGTGGATCGAGGTGCAGCGGGCCGACGGAGCGTGGATCGCAGTGGACCCGAACCCGGTGCCGCGTGAGATCCCCGAGCGCGAGCCAGACCAACCGACGATCGTCTCGCGGCCGCAATCGGTTCTGCCACCGCCGGCGGAGCGCACACCGGTCGATGACCTGGGATCCGACTCCGAGACGCCCCCCGACGATCCCGATGACGATGCGCAGGCCTGGCTCCAGGTGCTGCTCGGGGTGTTCGGCGTCGCCGGACTGGTGCTCGCCGGCCTCGCCGTGATCGCGAGCCCGTTCCTCGCCATCATCGTCGCGAAGCTGCGGCGCAGGCGGCTCCGGCGCCGAGCCCCGACAGCGGTCGAACGCATCGAGGGCGGCTGGCAGGAGTTCGCCGATGCGGCCGCCGACTACGGCTACGCCATCAGCCCGACGGCGACCCGTTCCGAGCAGGCTGCGACCGTCGGGGGTCTCGCACCCCTCGTTCTCGCCTCGGTCGTCGATCGGGCGGTGTTCGCCCCTGACGGTCCGTCCGACGGCGACGATCTGCGCGTGTGGGATTCCGTCGATGAGCTGCAGCAGCGCCTCGGTGCGCCGCGACCGCTCCGCGAGCGGTTGCGGGCTTCGGTCTCGCTGACCTCGCTCGGCGGGTACGCTGTCTCCCGGAGAGGAGCGCGGTCGTGA
- a CDS encoding Ig-like domain-containing protein — protein sequence MMVNGPALSRLSRPRSAIITAAATTAVVVLVAGVAIASGGYAAQRVDLGDAAVWVGSNDHQSIGRANTAVLELNSVVETGSTDAEIVQQGATVLALDAARATAGIIDATTSTLTDSVAVPPDDAELSLAGTRVIIASGGDVWSAPVAQFAQFDVGTEPMLAFGAGSVTSVDPDGTLFAYTPSTGDIARVDAAEAETVAARWQIEPVVGEPEVQITSVGDGWAVLDVDTGRLHLERGAVDLSSLIEPSDSPVLQRASSAGDEVAIATRQGLVTVGLDGEAPRVRVEGRSGLPAAPVVHNGCLHAAWGSGTAWRSCTAGDRAPGDLSTAPTTGDYVFVANGGSIVLNERTSGKSWAAADEYGLIDNWDELLEIERDEETVEQNDPETQPTVEKSQVPPVAVDDEFGARPGRTTTLPVLLNDYDANGDVIVVDAVDGDLPAGVDLDLVADDQQLQLKLDNEASGVIAVGYTIDDGFGGTARATVRVTVREADENSPPVQHRPTRAFVEAGGRVTTPVLADWVDPDGDPFFLQQGTAGEPDSLSSTADGVVVFDEKGGAGAERTVSLEVSDGRDLAVGTLGIGVRAPGDVPLVADPFVVLATAGQEIRVEPLRHVRGGSGRIQLSAVPAKPDTQLTPDFDGGTFRFTSAAVGTHYLEYTVTDGAHTTTGRVRVDVSAPPERDTTPITVPHTAFVRLTQSVDVDVLATDIDPTGGVLILTGLGEPAAEAGVQVEVVEHRILRVTLTQPLDSGSTVFGYRVSNGLAEAQGEVTLVEMQEPERKQPPVAVPDTVSARTGDVVDIPVLANDEHPDAFPITLDPALEREPDAGLLFVDGDRLRFFAPDTAGEFEAVYRINGPDMQSATATVRISVRAADPETNSSPVPATVTARGLAGETVRIPIPLGGADPDGDSVQLLGQESNPERGSVTSRGADWLEYEAGEYSAGTDEFQYEVVDALGARATGTVRVGIAPRLDGARAPIAVGDSVNVRPGRTISVRVLENDSDPDGGALTLQSVEVNTGDATAEIVDDRLEIELPPGEHEYSFTYTIENEQLGSASAFVKIVASDDAPLARPEASDTVLTLSDILGEDHIDVPVLRKVFLADGDESDLLVGLVDGYDRGATVREDGSIRVKVEDRRRVIPFSVAHPEDPAIVAYAFIWVPGRDDALPQLRSDAPAVRVVSGEAVTIELEEFVIAASGRPVKITDAATVRASHSDGTELVVDQDTLRYRSEEGYFGPASLSFTVTDGESAADPSGRTGTIVIPIVVQPTENQPPAFTGGVIDFEPGQSKTIDLLKLTNYPYADARKELVYRLLPPPVEGFRFTLDGDELTIRAEESTAKGNRGAVAVGVSDGAGDGKPGRIELRVVPSTKPIAQPVADSAVAARGRTTSIDVLANDGATNPFPDVPLRVVDVRGLDSDSLPDGVSIVPSDDRSTLNVTVAAGAAPVNSSVQYQVADATDDPSRYAWGTATISVQDRPDPVTGVQVTGFGDETLDVVFGAGAFNNSPITGYEIALVDASTRDVLRSSDCAATTCTVPTSGNGQSNAVFLRVQARNGIGLSDPVEAPGPIWSDVIPPPPGGLRALPRDGRLLIEWTPVSTGAGSAVGSYVVTVAGVSNEVSAGAACTATLCSTESQPLENGSQVPITVSARNQAYPALAVWTEAGGSGTPFGPPVAGGISVNGDATAGTVTVSWEPFAANGDAIGGYYVQRLVDGATSVPSGAQACSVTTPAPGSVVAPSGGGSVAEVVQVGPETTSVQFAGTAAESTRYSFLVWGFNRAACVNTEVAGTVVRPAPGSVQSVDSRMLFRTTELYDRYIDGVSPGAWRYNIVAVDHNGAQIPGTLRSFGGSGWAQDLFARPYGESVRFQVQACSVWGSCGPWSAVLPSDSRPSLTFALPSRVWDGASKQWSWTAAPSNSGLPAAFRCGVDGNPGGRTAQTETSCQVPEASPDDRVWLDVEIAGIVVRYENR from the coding sequence ATGATGGTGAACGGTCCCGCACTCTCGCGCCTGTCTCGGCCACGATCCGCGATCATCACGGCGGCAGCGACGACCGCGGTCGTCGTGCTCGTCGCGGGGGTCGCCATCGCCTCCGGTGGATACGCCGCACAGCGGGTCGACCTGGGCGACGCCGCCGTCTGGGTGGGCAGCAATGATCATCAGTCGATCGGACGTGCGAACACGGCGGTGCTCGAGCTGAACTCGGTCGTCGAAACCGGCTCCACCGACGCGGAGATCGTGCAACAGGGGGCCACCGTGCTCGCGCTCGATGCGGCGAGGGCGACGGCCGGAATCATCGATGCGACCACCTCGACCCTCACCGACAGCGTGGCCGTTCCTCCCGACGACGCAGAGCTCTCCCTCGCCGGCACGCGCGTGATCATCGCCTCCGGCGGCGACGTGTGGTCGGCGCCCGTCGCGCAATTCGCGCAGTTCGACGTCGGCACCGAGCCGATGCTGGCCTTCGGCGCCGGATCCGTGACCTCGGTCGATCCCGACGGCACGCTCTTCGCCTACACGCCGTCGACGGGTGATATCGCGCGGGTCGACGCAGCCGAGGCAGAGACCGTGGCCGCCCGGTGGCAGATCGAACCGGTCGTCGGCGAGCCCGAAGTGCAGATCACCTCGGTCGGCGACGGTTGGGCGGTGCTCGACGTCGACACCGGCCGGCTCCACCTCGAGCGAGGAGCGGTCGATCTCAGCTCGCTGATCGAGCCGAGTGACAGCCCGGTGCTCCAGAGGGCTTCGAGCGCCGGCGACGAGGTCGCGATCGCGACCCGCCAGGGACTCGTCACCGTCGGACTCGACGGAGAGGCGCCGCGCGTACGGGTGGAGGGGCGCTCCGGCCTGCCCGCCGCTCCCGTGGTGCACAACGGCTGCCTGCACGCCGCTTGGGGGTCGGGTACGGCATGGCGCTCCTGCACCGCCGGCGATCGAGCACCGGGCGACCTATCGACGGCCCCGACCACGGGCGACTACGTCTTCGTGGCGAACGGCGGCTCGATCGTGCTGAATGAGCGCACGAGCGGAAAATCCTGGGCCGCCGCCGACGAGTACGGCCTCATCGACAATTGGGATGAACTCCTCGAGATCGAGCGCGACGAGGAGACCGTCGAGCAGAACGACCCCGAAACGCAGCCGACGGTCGAGAAGAGCCAGGTGCCGCCCGTGGCCGTCGACGACGAGTTCGGCGCCCGTCCCGGTCGCACGACGACCCTGCCGGTGCTGCTGAACGACTACGACGCCAATGGCGATGTCATCGTCGTCGACGCGGTCGACGGAGACCTCCCCGCCGGCGTCGACCTCGACCTCGTCGCCGACGATCAGCAGCTGCAGCTGAAGCTCGACAACGAGGCATCCGGGGTCATCGCGGTCGGCTACACGATCGATGACGGATTCGGCGGCACCGCGCGAGCGACGGTGCGTGTGACCGTGCGCGAGGCCGACGAGAATTCACCCCCGGTGCAACACCGCCCCACGAGGGCGTTCGTCGAGGCCGGTGGCCGGGTGACGACCCCGGTGCTCGCCGACTGGGTCGACCCCGACGGCGATCCGTTCTTCCTGCAGCAGGGCACTGCCGGCGAGCCGGATTCCCTCTCATCGACCGCCGACGGCGTCGTCGTCTTCGACGAGAAGGGCGGCGCCGGTGCGGAGCGCACGGTCTCGCTCGAGGTCTCCGACGGACGCGACCTCGCCGTCGGCACGCTCGGCATCGGCGTGCGCGCGCCCGGCGATGTTCCCCTCGTGGCCGATCCGTTCGTCGTGCTCGCGACCGCCGGCCAGGAGATCCGTGTCGAACCGCTACGGCACGTGCGAGGCGGCTCCGGTCGAATCCAGCTGAGCGCGGTGCCGGCCAAGCCCGACACCCAGCTCACACCTGACTTCGACGGCGGCACCTTCAGATTCACGAGTGCCGCGGTGGGCACCCACTACCTCGAGTACACCGTGACCGACGGCGCCCACACGACGACCGGACGCGTGCGGGTCGACGTCTCCGCTCCGCCCGAGCGCGACACGACCCCGATCACGGTGCCGCACACGGCCTTCGTCCGATTGACGCAGTCGGTCGACGTCGACGTGCTCGCGACCGACATCGACCCGACGGGCGGAGTGCTCATCCTCACCGGACTCGGCGAACCCGCCGCAGAAGCCGGTGTGCAGGTCGAGGTCGTCGAGCATCGCATCCTTCGGGTGACGCTGACGCAACCCCTCGACTCGGGTTCGACCGTGTTCGGGTACCGCGTGAGCAACGGCCTCGCCGAAGCCCAGGGCGAGGTGACCCTCGTGGAGATGCAGGAACCCGAGCGCAAGCAGCCGCCCGTCGCCGTGCCCGACACCGTCTCCGCGCGCACCGGAGACGTCGTCGACATCCCGGTGCTCGCCAATGACGAGCATCCCGACGCGTTCCCGATCACCCTCGACCCCGCTCTCGAGCGCGAGCCCGATGCCGGGCTGCTCTTCGTCGACGGCGATCGTCTCCGCTTCTTCGCGCCCGACACGGCGGGGGAGTTCGAAGCGGTCTACCGCATCAACGGGCCCGACATGCAGTCCGCGACGGCCACGGTGCGCATCTCGGTGCGTGCGGCCGATCCCGAGACGAACAGCTCGCCGGTGCCGGCGACCGTGACGGCGAGAGGGCTGGCCGGCGAGACCGTGCGCATCCCGATCCCGCTCGGTGGGGCCGACCCCGACGGCGACAGCGTGCAGTTGCTCGGGCAGGAATCGAATCCCGAGCGCGGCAGCGTCACCTCGCGCGGCGCCGACTGGCTCGAGTACGAGGCAGGCGAGTACTCGGCGGGCACCGACGAGTTCCAATACGAGGTCGTCGACGCGCTCGGAGCGCGCGCGACCGGCACGGTGCGGGTGGGCATCGCGCCGCGGCTCGACGGGGCCAGGGCGCCCATCGCCGTCGGCGACTCCGTGAACGTACGCCCCGGACGCACGATCTCGGTTCGAGTCCTCGAGAACGATTCGGATCCCGACGGCGGTGCCCTCACCTTGCAGAGCGTCGAAGTGAACACGGGCGACGCGACGGCGGAGATCGTCGACGATCGACTCGAGATCGAGCTCCCCCCGGGTGAGCACGAGTACAGCTTCACCTACACGATCGAGAACGAGCAGCTCGGCTCAGCCTCGGCCTTCGTCAAGATCGTGGCGAGCGACGACGCGCCCCTCGCCCGCCCCGAAGCCTCCGATACCGTCCTGACCCTGAGCGACATCCTCGGCGAAGACCACATCGACGTGCCGGTGCTGCGCAAGGTCTTCCTGGCCGACGGCGACGAGTCCGACCTCCTCGTCGGTCTCGTCGACGGCTACGACCGAGGCGCGACGGTGCGCGAAGACGGCAGCATCCGCGTGAAGGTCGAAGACCGCCGGCGCGTGATCCCCTTCTCCGTCGCGCATCCCGAAGACCCCGCCATCGTCGCCTACGCCTTCATCTGGGTGCCCGGCCGCGACGATGCGCTGCCGCAATTGCGCTCCGATGCCCCGGCCGTGCGCGTCGTGAGCGGCGAGGCGGTCACGATCGAACTCGAGGAGTTCGTCATCGCCGCATCGGGCCGGCCGGTCAAGATCACGGATGCCGCGACCGTGCGTGCCTCGCACAGCGACGGGACGGAACTGGTCGTCGACCAGGACACGCTCCGGTACCGCAGCGAAGAGGGGTACTTCGGTCCGGCTTCCCTCTCGTTCACCGTCACCGACGGCGAGTCGGCAGCGGATCCGTCGGGGCGCACCGGGACCATCGTCATCCCCATCGTGGTGCAGCCGACCGAGAACCAGCCTCCGGCTTTCACGGGCGGAGTCATCGACTTCGAACCGGGCCAGTCGAAGACGATCGATCTCCTGAAACTCACGAACTATCCCTACGCGGATGCTCGCAAGGAGCTCGTGTACCGACTGCTCCCGCCGCCGGTCGAGGGGTTCCGATTCACGCTCGACGGCGACGAGCTCACGATCCGGGCCGAGGAGTCCACGGCCAAGGGCAACCGGGGTGCCGTCGCAGTCGGGGTGTCCGACGGCGCCGGCGACGGCAAGCCCGGGCGCATCGAGCTGCGGGTCGTGCCGTCGACGAAGCCGATCGCCCAGCCCGTCGCAGACAGCGCGGTCGCTGCGCGGGGCCGCACGACCTCGATCGACGTGCTCGCGAACGACGGGGCCACGAACCCGTTCCCCGACGTGCCGCTCCGGGTCGTCGACGTGCGCGGACTCGACTCCGACAGCCTCCCCGACGGCGTCTCGATCGTGCCGAGTGACGACCGTTCGACCCTGAACGTGACCGTCGCCGCCGGAGCAGCTCCGGTCAACTCATCAGTGCAGTACCAAGTGGCCGATGCCACCGACGACCCCAGCCGGTATGCGTGGGGAACCGCCACGATCTCCGTGCAGGACCGGCCCGATCCCGTCACTGGCGTGCAGGTGACCGGGTTCGGCGACGAGACCCTCGATGTCGTCTTCGGCGCCGGGGCGTTCAACAACTCGCCCATCACCGGCTATGAGATCGCGCTCGTCGACGCGAGCACCCGTGACGTGCTGCGTTCGTCGGATTGCGCGGCGACCACGTGCACGGTTCCGACTTCCGGCAACGGCCAATCGAACGCGGTCTTCCTGCGGGTGCAGGCGCGCAACGGGATCGGACTCTCCGACCCGGTCGAGGCGCCTGGCCCGATCTGGTCGGACGTCATCCCGCCTCCGCCAGGCGGCCTGCGTGCGCTGCCGCGCGACGGCCGGCTGCTCATCGAGTGGACGCCGGTGTCGACGGGTGCCGGCAGCGCCGTCGGCTCCTACGTGGTCACGGTCGCCGGCGTCTCGAACGAGGTGTCGGCGGGTGCGGCGTGCACGGCGACGCTCTGCTCGACCGAGTCGCAGCCGCTCGAGAACGGCAGCCAGGTGCCGATCACGGTCAGCGCCCGCAACCAGGCGTACCCGGCGCTCGCGGTCTGGACCGAGGCCGGCGGCTCAGGCACGCCGTTCGGTCCACCGGTCGCCGGCGGCATCTCGGTCAACGGCGACGCGACGGCCGGCACGGTCACCGTCTCCTGGGAGCCGTTCGCGGCGAACGGCGACGCGATCGGCGGGTACTACGTGCAGCGTCTCGTCGACGGTGCGACCAGTGTTCCGAGCGGCGCCCAGGCGTGCTCGGTGACCACCCCGGCGCCAGGCTCGGTCGTGGCGCCGTCGGGCGGCGGCAGCGTCGCCGAGGTCGTGCAGGTCGGCCCTGAGACGACGAGCGTCCAGTTCGCGGGCACCGCGGCCGAGTCCACGCGCTACTCGTTCCTCGTCTGGGGGTTCAACCGTGCCGCGTGCGTGAACACCGAAGTCGCCGGCACCGTCGTGCGCCCGGCGCCCGGGAGCGTCCAGAGCGTTGACAGTCGTATGCTCTTCCGCACCACCGAGCTCTACGACCGGTACATCGACGGTGTGTCGCCGGGGGCATGGCGGTACAACATCGTGGCCGTCGACCACAACGGCGCACAGATCCCCGGCACCCTCCGCAGCTTCGGCGGATCGGGATGGGCTCAGGATCTCTTCGCACGTCCATATGGGGAATCGGTGCGATTCCAGGTGCAGGCGTGCTCGGTCTGGGGCAGTTGCGGGCCGTGGTCGGCCGTGCTGCCGTCCGACTCGAGACCCTCACTCACCTTCGCACTGCCGAGCCGTGTCTGGGACGGCGCCTCGAAGCAGTGGTCGTGGACCGCGGCACCGTCGAACTCCGGCCTGCCCGCGGCGTTCCGGTGCGGCGTCGACGGCAACCCCGGCGGGCGCACCGCGCAGACCGAGACCAGCTGCCAGGTCCCCGAAGCCAGCCCCGATGACCGGGTCTGGTTGGATGTTGAGATCGCGGGCATCGTCGTCCGCTATGAGAACCGCTGA
- a CDS encoding DUF58 domain-containing protein translates to MTLTQTRTTIPEEAKKEGLLAVVISRAVQATRTADAAVTRATEAVHGVVTPIGWAVIAGAALALLIGYGWGWLELIALGWGLAVLVAAASVWLIGRGAGSIRLVLPSPRVVVGEPAEARLIAASPGGRRFGGVQLELPVGRRVVERVLPALPRGRAFDEQFRIPTERRGVIAIGPARTVRADPIGLMRREFVWSDTVDLHVHPRTVPIAALSSGFIRDLEGTPTRDLTASDIAFHALREYVPGDDRRFIHWRSSAKTGTFMVRQFEETRRSRLMVLLDLDPGAYTDEAEFELAVSAAASVGARAIRDARTVSFVVSGHASTAGIRQNAMRELPTVSRDRLLDALCLVETEETAVMLPDVARAAAESLAGVSLAFLVTGTARGIAPLRSAATRLPPGVETIAVQCAPEGEATARTIAGLTVFGIGYLEDLRAMLARSASVA, encoded by the coding sequence GTGACGCTCACTCAGACTCGAACGACGATTCCCGAGGAAGCCAAGAAAGAGGGCCTGCTCGCGGTCGTCATCAGTCGCGCCGTCCAAGCGACACGCACGGCGGATGCCGCGGTCACGCGAGCGACCGAGGCCGTGCACGGTGTCGTGACACCGATCGGCTGGGCGGTGATCGCCGGTGCCGCGCTCGCACTCCTCATCGGATACGGGTGGGGCTGGCTCGAGCTCATCGCACTCGGCTGGGGACTGGCGGTGCTCGTCGCTGCGGCATCCGTGTGGCTCATCGGCCGCGGCGCCGGCTCCATCCGGCTCGTGCTGCCGTCGCCCCGAGTGGTCGTCGGGGAGCCCGCCGAAGCCCGGCTGATCGCGGCGAGTCCAGGTGGACGCAGGTTCGGCGGAGTCCAACTCGAGCTCCCCGTCGGCCGCCGTGTCGTCGAGCGGGTGCTGCCGGCGCTTCCCCGCGGCCGCGCCTTCGATGAACAGTTCCGCATCCCGACCGAACGCCGAGGCGTGATCGCCATTGGTCCTGCGCGCACCGTGCGCGCGGACCCGATCGGCCTCATGCGGCGCGAGTTCGTCTGGTCGGACACCGTCGATCTGCACGTGCACCCGCGAACGGTTCCGATCGCCGCTCTCAGCTCCGGCTTCATCCGCGACCTCGAGGGCACGCCGACCCGTGACCTCACCGCGAGCGACATCGCCTTCCATGCGTTGCGTGAATACGTGCCCGGCGACGACCGGCGATTCATCCACTGGCGAAGCTCGGCCAAGACCGGCACGTTCATGGTGCGCCAGTTCGAGGAGACCCGGCGCAGCCGGCTCATGGTGCTGCTCGACCTCGATCCGGGCGCCTACACCGACGAGGCGGAGTTCGAGCTCGCGGTCAGCGCCGCGGCATCCGTCGGCGCACGTGCGATCCGCGACGCCCGGACGGTCTCGTTCGTCGTCTCGGGGCACGCATCGACCGCCGGAATACGGCAGAACGCCATGCGGGAACTGCCGACGGTCTCGCGCGACCGCCTTCTCGATGCGCTCTGCCTCGTCGAGACCGAGGAGACCGCGGTGATGCTCCCCGACGTCGCACGTGCCGCCGCGGAATCGCTCGCGGGCGTCTCGCTCGCCTTCCTCGTGACCGGCACCGCTCGCGGAATCGCACCGTTGCGCTCAGCGGCGACCCGCCTGCCGCCCGGCGTCGAGACGATCGCCGTGCAGTGCGCACCCGAGGGTGAGGCGACCGCTCGCACGATCGCCGGACTCACCGTGTTCGGCATCGGGTACCTCGAAGACCTGCGTGCGATGCTCGCGAGATCGGCATCCGTCGCATGA